From bacterium, the proteins below share one genomic window:
- a CDS encoding DUF5060 domain-containing protein, whose translation MKIILYVTTILIVLFSSEIFSQQFVEKYKIFEAAFEGPSDGNPFKDVKIRATFRHKKEIKQVSGFYDGNGKFKIRFLPDLEGHWTFAVKSNNGDIDGQKGAFECTAPTGKNHGIVRVANTYHFKFDDQTPFYPFGTTCYAWIHQPVNIQEQTLKTLKSAPFNKIRMCVFPKWYDFNKTEPEIYPYQGNPPRDWDYWLFNCEFFRHLEKRISQLNEMGIQCDLILFHPYDGGHWGFDRMSDEQDDFYLRYLIARLAAYQNIWWSLANEWDFMSEKQPEDWDRFFKILKEEDPYNHLCSIHNGVKWYNYANPAVTHLSIQGDPWEAGGVGGFYQKIDRWAEKFKKPIIIDEMKYEGNILYSYGDLTAEEMTERFWYVYTKGAYATHGETYMEKNDILWWAKGGKLHGKSPERIAFLKNIIENAPPGGLEAFPCMEEDGNAVRIGEKYYLFYFGRRQPAERVIFLPDNKEYKLDIIDTWGMTIHPLDGTFRGKCIIPLPGKPYIAVRAIVN comes from the coding sequence ATGAAAATAATTTTATATGTCACAACCATACTCATTGTTCTTTTTAGTTCGGAAATATTTTCCCAGCAATTTGTTGAGAAATATAAAATATTTGAAGCAGCATTCGAGGGCCCCTCAGATGGCAATCCTTTTAAAGATGTTAAAATCAGAGCGACCTTCAGACACAAAAAAGAAATAAAACAAGTGAGTGGATTTTATGACGGCAACGGTAAATTCAAAATTAGATTCTTGCCGGATCTCGAGGGTCATTGGACATTCGCGGTTAAAAGCAACAATGGGGATATTGACGGACAGAAAGGTGCATTTGAATGTACTGCTCCGACAGGTAAAAACCATGGAATTGTGAGGGTTGCCAATACCTATCATTTTAAATTTGATGACCAAACTCCGTTTTATCCTTTTGGTACTACATGCTATGCGTGGATTCATCAACCCGTGAACATTCAGGAGCAGACCTTAAAAACACTTAAAAGCGCTCCTTTTAATAAAATTAGAATGTGTGTATTCCCAAAATGGTATGACTTCAATAAAACGGAGCCGGAGATTTATCCATACCAGGGAAATCCTCCAAGAGATTGGGATTATTGGTTGTTTAATTGTGAATTTTTTCGTCACCTGGAGAAAAGGATCAGTCAGTTAAATGAAATGGGAATCCAGTGTGATCTCATACTATTTCACCCATACGACGGAGGGCACTGGGGGTTTGACCGGATGAGCGATGAGCAGGATGATTTTTATCTTCGTTATTTAATTGCGCGTTTAGCTGCATACCAAAATATTTGGTGGTCTCTGGCAAATGAGTGGGATTTTATGAGCGAAAAGCAGCCGGAGGACTGGGACCGTTTCTTTAAAATCCTTAAGGAAGAGGATCCATACAATCATTTATGCTCAATTCATAACGGTGTAAAATGGTATAATTATGCCAATCCCGCAGTAACGCATCTGAGCATTCAAGGAGATCCCTGGGAGGCCGGCGGAGTGGGAGGCTTTTATCAAAAAATTGACAGATGGGCTGAAAAGTTTAAAAAACCCATCATAATAGATGAGATGAAATATGAAGGGAATATATTATACAGTTACGGAGATTTAACCGCTGAGGAAATGACTGAAAGATTTTGGTATGTTTACACAAAAGGCGCATATGCGACTCATGGTGAAACATACATGGAAAAAAATGATATTTTATGGTGGGCCAAGGGCGGTAAATTACATGGTAAAAGCCCTGAAAGAATAGCATTTTTGAAGAATATTATTGAAAATGCTCCACCCGGGGGATTGGAAGCTTTCCCCTGTATGGAAGAAGACGGGAATGCGGTCAGAATCGGCGAAAAGTATTATTTGTTTTATTTCGGGCGAAGACAACCTGCGGAAAGAGTAATTTTTTTGCCCGATAATAAAGAGTATAAATTGGATATAATAGATACCTGGGGAATGACTATTCACCCGCTTGACGGAACATTCAGAGGAAAGTGCATTATACCTCTTCCAGGAAAGCCGTATATTGCTGTCAGAGCCATAGTCAATTAA
- a CDS encoding glycoside hydrolase N-terminal domain-containing protein, whose translation MELKIIFITLSFIFYGNQFAQSSGSAMELAERLKFNYPEHGFVSSKQAGRWEESMIVGNGTIGALVPGNPKKEHIILSHEKLFMPEYPPTKAPDIGKYLPEIRNFVLKGEDEKASELAVEAGREAGINKLIWTDPLVPACRIDIEPLLRDSVINYARAVNYEAGEAVTAWKTQKGVFHRRIFVSRTDSIIVLQIYSPDNIPVNIKVRLSQLPTIESERENDIEEEFDARKLVESISSTADDNGLLKYTTVFKKKWKGSLKGFCVESKVFVKDGSINSENGWIYVHNAEKVTLISKIKLSYKLPVKTKTGVDRFNFTNYDSLLKKHVKIHSEMFNRFQLSLGPGKKNNMTSVELLNSSSHGRLSRMLVEKLCEAARYELICSTGELPPTLQGIWGGTWRPAWSGDFTHNGNVPSAIASGFDTNFIEVMDAYINYMFSMFNDFKANAKNVYGIDGIFCLSRSSSSGSTYHYLIDYPHMYWFAGAAWAAEFFYEYWQYTDDTTFLKTRTIPFMLEAVKFYQGILTKDQQGKYMFIPSYSPENAPLGYNSPVTINATMDVSSLKQLLRNLLTLVKQGWILPKYKKEWKEILTNLPAYEIDNTGDLKEWLYPGYKNNNMHRHASHLYPLFYEVDPDFELHPELKKAAVQAIENRLKYRRDRNGGEMAFGLVQLGLAAAHIKDTEHAYECVDWLCNSYWSNSFTSFHNPGEIFNVDISGGLPAVVAEMIIQSSPDEIELLPALPEQWPEGGIKGVRTRCGVTVDFKWDKCQPVEATFKAQRGTVFKLKHKDREWKIELPKNKTLIWEMN comes from the coding sequence ATGGAATTAAAAATTATTTTTATTACACTGTCATTTATCTTTTATGGCAATCAATTTGCCCAATCATCCGGGTCGGCGATGGAATTAGCTGAAAGACTGAAATTTAATTATCCCGAGCATGGTTTTGTCAGTTCCAAACAAGCCGGTAGATGGGAAGAATCAATGATTGTGGGAAACGGAACAATCGGCGCTCTGGTTCCTGGCAATCCGAAAAAAGAACATATAATTTTGAGCCACGAAAAATTGTTCATGCCGGAATATCCGCCGACTAAGGCTCCTGATATTGGGAAATATTTACCTGAAATTCGCAATTTTGTACTGAAAGGAGAAGATGAGAAGGCTTCAGAACTGGCAGTCGAAGCGGGAAGAGAAGCCGGGATAAATAAACTGATCTGGACAGACCCTCTTGTTCCTGCCTGCAGAATTGATATAGAACCTTTGTTAAGAGATTCGGTGATAAATTATGCAAGAGCAGTTAATTATGAGGCTGGCGAAGCTGTGACTGCATGGAAAACTCAAAAAGGAGTGTTCCACAGAAGAATATTTGTTTCACGTACTGACAGTATTATAGTTTTACAAATTTATAGCCCTGATAATATTCCTGTAAATATCAAAGTCAGGCTTTCACAACTGCCAACCATAGAATCTGAGCGGGAAAATGACATTGAAGAAGAGTTTGATGCGAGAAAGTTGGTTGAGAGTATTTCTTCTACGGCAGATGACAACGGGCTCTTGAAATACACTACAGTTTTCAAAAAGAAATGGAAAGGGTCATTAAAAGGATTTTGTGTAGAGTCAAAAGTATTTGTTAAAGACGGAAGTATTAATTCTGAGAATGGGTGGATTTATGTACATAATGCAGAAAAAGTGACACTGATATCAAAAATCAAATTATCTTATAAACTGCCAGTTAAAACTAAAACAGGAGTAGATAGATTTAATTTTACGAATTATGACTCTCTTCTTAAAAAACATGTAAAAATTCACAGTGAAATGTTCAACAGATTTCAATTAAGTCTCGGACCGGGAAAAAAGAATAACATGACATCAGTAGAACTGCTCAACTCTTCCTCCCATGGCAGGTTGAGTAGAATGCTCGTTGAAAAACTCTGCGAAGCCGCAAGATATGAATTGATTTGCAGTACCGGAGAATTACCGCCTACACTTCAGGGAATCTGGGGCGGAACATGGCGTCCGGCCTGGTCAGGAGACTTTACACACAATGGAAATGTTCCTTCAGCAATTGCATCAGGGTTTGACACTAATTTTATTGAAGTAATGGATGCATACATTAATTACATGTTCTCAATGTTTAATGATTTTAAAGCAAATGCAAAAAATGTTTACGGGATTGATGGAATATTCTGTCTTTCCAGGTCAAGTTCATCAGGAAGCACATACCATTACCTGATTGATTATCCTCACATGTACTGGTTTGCAGGTGCTGCATGGGCGGCTGAATTTTTTTACGAGTACTGGCAATATACAGATGATACAACGTTTCTTAAAACAAGAACAATTCCGTTTATGCTTGAAGCTGTAAAATTCTATCAGGGAATTCTAACAAAAGATCAGCAGGGCAAATATATGTTCATTCCTTCTTATTCGCCTGAAAATGCTCCACTGGGATACAATAGCCCGGTAACGATCAATGCTACAATGGACGTTTCTTCCCTTAAGCAGTTGCTCAGAAATTTATTAACTCTGGTAAAACAAGGCTGGATTTTGCCAAAATACAAAAAAGAGTGGAAAGAAATATTGACTAATCTGCCTGCTTATGAAATTGATAACACAGGTGATTTAAAGGAATGGCTCTATCCGGGATATAAAAACAACAACATGCACCGTCACGCATCCCATTTGTATCCTCTGTTTTACGAAGTTGATCCGGATTTTGAACTGCATCCTGAATTAAAAAAAGCAGCAGTGCAGGCAATTGAAAACAGGCTGAAATACAGAAGAGACAGAAACGGTGGGGAGATGGCCTTTGGACTGGTACAACTGGGCCTGGCAGCTGCTCACATTAAAGATACTGAACATGCATACGAATGTGTAGACTGGCTCTGCAACTCGTATTGGTCAAATTCCTTTACTTCTTTTCATAATCCCGGTGAAATTTTCAATGTGGACATTTCCGGTGGCCTTCCTGCAGTTGTAGCTGAAATGATAATTCAATCTTCACCTGATGAAATAGAACTGCTGCCTGCACTTCCGGAACAGTGGCCGGAAGGTGGGATAAAAGGAGTAAGGACCCGTTGCGGCGTAACTGTTGATTTTAAATGGGATAAGTGTCAGCCGGTTGAGGCGACATTTAAGGCACAGCGGGGTACGGTTTTTAAACTGAAACACAAAGACCGGGAGTGGAAGATTGAGCTCCCAAAAAACAAAACATTAATCTGGGAGATGAATTGA
- a CDS encoding glycoside hydrolase family 3 C-terminal domain-containing protein: MKILIKLISLIILMPMFSTAQEKVPVYQNLELSFEERAQDLVSRMTLEEKISQLLHDAKAVDRLGIPAYNWMNECLHGVANMEGYATVFPQAIGMAASFDSELMFKVASAISDEARAMHHNGIRNAEEGYVCGLTFWSPNINLDRDPRWGRGQETYGEDPYLTGRMAVSFIKGLQGNDPKYLKTVSTVKHFVVHSGPEAKRHEFNTLSNERDFWESYMPHFIAGIQEANVQSVMCAYSRLNGESCCGSSHLLNDILRKKLGFKGYVVSDCGSVADIYDGHHLVDSIVKAAVLALKSGVDLNCGRAMSFPYEKLAEAVRSGLINESYINKAVYRLMLARFKLGMFDPPEMVPYTKISVEVIDSPEHKELALQMARESIVLLKNENQTLPLKKDIKKIAVIGPNADNNRVLYGNYNGIPSNPVSVLKGIKEKLPDAEVFYSRGAELVKSENFFSPVPLKFLFTPDKKNGLLASYFPNRNFAGKPLHTRIENKIMIFDEFGAPFKDLQIDNFSVRWEGLISFPESANYKIKANSSPHYKIFINDKFVADEKSGGKFIKFEAHKFYKIRIDFVSDSDGFYFVLIHSADNKSLLKNSLAIAKKSDAVILSLGISSLIEEESLDRKQIELPDVQQTLLKEILKLGKPTILVLMGGSAISLDKESLKVPAIIDAWYPGQSGGVAVADALFGDYNPAARLPVTFYKSTSQLPPYEDYSMENRTYKFFKGEPLFPFGFGLSYTTFKYSNLNMPEFINSGESIELEVEVQNCGNVAGDEVVEVYVKDVKTSVRVPLHSLQGFKRIHLNPGEKQIVNFKITPKQLALLDNDMNWVVEPGEFIISVGGGQPGVNQASTESISKSINVTGEKYLVNYFVNNE; encoded by the coding sequence ATGAAAATATTAATTAAACTAATTTCTTTGATAATACTGATGCCCATGTTTTCCACAGCTCAGGAAAAAGTACCTGTTTACCAAAATCTTGAATTGTCTTTTGAAGAAAGGGCTCAAGACCTGGTAAGCAGAATGACACTTGAAGAGAAAATATCTCAGCTTCTTCATGATGCAAAGGCAGTTGACAGATTGGGAATTCCTGCATATAATTGGATGAATGAATGTCTGCATGGAGTTGCTAATATGGAAGGATACGCAACGGTTTTTCCTCAGGCAATTGGAATGGCAGCTTCATTTGATTCGGAATTGATGTTCAAAGTTGCTTCTGCAATTTCAGATGAAGCCAGAGCCATGCATCATAACGGCATCAGGAATGCAGAGGAAGGATATGTCTGCGGGCTTACATTCTGGTCACCTAATATCAATCTTGATCGTGACCCCAGATGGGGGAGAGGGCAGGAAACCTATGGAGAGGATCCTTATTTGACCGGACGAATGGCTGTCTCCTTTATTAAAGGATTACAGGGGAATGATCCGAAATACTTAAAGACAGTATCTACTGTTAAACATTTCGTTGTTCACAGCGGACCTGAAGCTAAACGGCATGAATTTAATACGTTATCTAATGAACGTGATTTTTGGGAATCCTATATGCCCCATTTTATTGCCGGTATTCAGGAAGCAAACGTGCAGTCGGTTATGTGTGCATACTCAAGATTAAATGGTGAATCCTGTTGTGGCAGCAGCCATCTATTAAATGATATTTTAAGAAAAAAACTGGGTTTTAAGGGATATGTTGTTTCTGACTGCGGATCAGTGGCAGATATTTATGATGGCCATCATCTTGTTGATTCAATTGTAAAAGCTGCAGTTCTTGCACTAAAATCAGGAGTTGATCTCAACTGCGGCAGAGCGATGAGTTTCCCCTATGAAAAGTTGGCTGAAGCAGTAAGAAGTGGTTTGATAAATGAATCATATATCAACAAAGCTGTGTACAGGTTAATGCTTGCCCGTTTTAAATTAGGAATGTTTGACCCTCCGGAAATGGTACCATACACAAAAATTTCTGTTGAAGTTATAGACTCACCGGAACATAAAGAACTTGCACTGCAAATGGCCAGAGAATCGATTGTCCTGTTAAAAAATGAAAACCAAACTTTACCACTTAAAAAAGATATAAAAAAAATTGCAGTTATCGGGCCAAACGCTGATAATAATAGAGTTCTTTACGGAAATTATAATGGCATTCCGTCAAATCCGGTTTCTGTTCTAAAAGGAATCAAGGAAAAACTGCCCGATGCTGAAGTATTTTATTCAAGGGGGGCAGAATTAGTTAAGTCTGAGAATTTCTTTTCTCCGGTACCTTTAAAATTTTTATTTACTCCAGATAAAAAAAACGGATTGTTGGCATCATATTTCCCGAACAGGAATTTTGCTGGTAAACCGCTGCATACAAGAATTGAAAATAAGATTATGATTTTTGATGAATTTGGAGCACCCTTTAAGGATCTTCAGATAGATAATTTTTCTGTGCGCTGGGAAGGATTAATCTCTTTTCCCGAATCGGCAAATTATAAAATTAAGGCAAATTCTTCACCTCATTATAAAATATTTATTAATGATAAATTTGTTGCGGATGAAAAATCTGGGGGGAAATTTATCAAGTTTGAAGCTCACAAATTTTATAAAATTAGAATTGATTTTGTAAGTGATTCCGATGGATTTTATTTTGTTCTTATTCATTCGGCGGATAATAAATCTCTTTTAAAAAATTCTTTGGCAATTGCAAAAAAGTCTGACGCAGTTATTTTATCACTTGGTATTTCCAGTCTGATTGAAGAGGAGTCTTTAGACAGAAAACAGATCGAATTGCCTGATGTTCAGCAAACATTGTTGAAGGAAATATTAAAATTGGGAAAGCCTACAATACTGGTACTTATGGGGGGAAGTGCAATCTCACTTGATAAAGAAAGTCTTAAAGTCCCTGCAATTATTGATGCCTGGTATCCTGGACAATCCGGAGGCGTTGCTGTTGCTGATGCTTTATTCGGAGACTACAATCCTGCCGCAAGATTACCGGTTACATTTTACAAATCTACATCCCAACTTCCTCCTTATGAGGATTATAGTATGGAGAACAGAACATATAAATTTTTTAAAGGAGAACCCCTTTTCCCGTTTGGCTTCGGGTTGAGTTACACGACTTTTAAATACAGCAACCTTAATATGCCTGAATTCATCAATAGCGGAGAGAGTATTGAATTAGAGGTTGAAGTCCAAAATTGCGGTAATGTTGCCGGTGATGAAGTTGTGGAGGTTTATGTTAAAGATGTGAAAACTTCAGTTCGTGTTCCTCTGCATTCACTGCAGGGATTTAAACGTATTCATTTAAATCCGGGGGAGAAACAAATTGTCAATTTTAAAATAACTCCAAAACAATTGGCACTTCTGGATAATGATATGAACTGGGTGGTTGAACCAGGAGAGTTCATTATTTCTGTTGGAGGAGGGCAACCAGGAGTAAATCAGGCCTCTACCGAAAGCATATCAAAATCCATAAATGTGACAGGTGAAAAATATTTGGTGAATTACTTTGTTAATAATGAGTAG
- a CDS encoding LamG domain-containing protein — MKKAIIGMLITLFIFLFGCSGPKEKSLNINVKLGEFGAFYTKINSGEKFEKYSRTGDYTDIVVDLGRDKNALVFWRGSSYLPFFQTENGRWYVDEIIKRKGDGTKRMPDRTNAYSFVKIVKNTPEEVVINWRYLPVFTRSNPQHGVSPYKFVEENFLIKPDGSVIRTIRKGTKRIDEWNDPLNKITQKFTLTPNGIRNVTILKPGKSIKVQPVGSNPIVGKDFVKPVACWKFDEAKGNQTTESITRKKSEIEGNKSLWRKGVSGTALQFDGYFSKITFPAEEAPKLTDEVTFSAWVVIGAYPWNYVPIIQQVDDVPEVLVSAKGQKAILTGEDGREDIDEDEMKDFGFIMKPEDDRGYFFGLDGDGKPTFKIRVAGKWEEFVADYHLERRTWYFVAATYSKESGKMSVFVNGTLVGEKQIGKANIELSKKDICIGQGKKRRPTHPVRMNTFSDFYSIDGLLDEVKIYDVALSGKQIKKEFDSGNMTPVKLTEVEMDKRILPKGENRHQFGAYYQHLKYYDVWDNLWRFGAYPDVVVEFDELPTKFVFWRGVGFIPMMVNEKGQWYSNEFNETWNKTGGKGCQEPMSDKESYFNHARIIENTPARTVVHWRYPLVDVRHVMANYHDETGWCDWADWYYYIYPDGIAVKTMHLWTDGERNHEWQESMAIFGPDQHPEQIIHTKSALTMLNLKGDSKTYDWINGPPDNIEKPKEQCIQYVNYTGKYKPVTIGDFEWSNVYGGEITPYSVFPTWNHWPVSQMPSDGRYASYPDRAAHSSLSHVSPSTYKEVLDGPAPYYEKIMMEGMMNQKPQYLVPLARSWMSFAKLKNLKGARGGYEPGQRAYLLNLESKPVSFVVDASSQSPIENLSFVVKGWNDDKKASAKINGKKLAVGKKFRQGIFRDINGTSTLVIWIEFESAKAVSIEIN; from the coding sequence ATGAAAAAGGCGATTATCGGAATGTTGATTACACTATTTATATTTTTATTCGGATGTTCTGGTCCGAAGGAAAAATCCTTAAATATTAATGTTAAATTGGGTGAATTTGGTGCTTTTTATACGAAAATTAATTCTGGAGAAAAATTTGAGAAATATTCCAGAACCGGGGATTATACTGATATAGTTGTTGACCTGGGCAGAGATAAAAATGCCCTGGTCTTTTGGCGCGGATCAAGTTACCTGCCTTTTTTCCAGACCGAAAACGGTAGGTGGTATGTTGATGAAATAATAAAAAGAAAAGGCGATGGTACTAAAAGAATGCCTGACAGAACGAACGCTTACTCCTTTGTGAAAATTGTAAAAAATACTCCTGAGGAAGTGGTTATTAATTGGAGATACTTGCCTGTTTTCACACGCTCGAATCCCCAGCATGGAGTTTCGCCGTACAAATTTGTTGAAGAGAATTTTTTAATCAAGCCGGATGGCAGTGTTATACGAACTATCAGGAAAGGTACAAAGCGAATTGATGAGTGGAATGATCCGTTAAATAAAATAACACAAAAATTTACTTTGACTCCAAACGGGATTAGGAACGTTACAATCTTGAAGCCAGGAAAATCCATAAAAGTGCAACCAGTGGGTAGTAATCCTATTGTAGGGAAAGATTTCGTTAAACCTGTAGCCTGTTGGAAATTCGATGAAGCAAAAGGAAATCAAACAACCGAAAGCATAACCCGAAAAAAATCTGAAATTGAAGGGAATAAAAGTTTGTGGAGAAAAGGTGTTTCCGGAACAGCGCTTCAATTCGACGGATATTTCTCCAAAATTACTTTTCCTGCAGAAGAAGCCCCCAAATTAACCGATGAAGTGACTTTCTCAGCATGGGTGGTAATAGGAGCTTATCCATGGAATTACGTTCCGATAATTCAACAGGTGGATGATGTGCCGGAGGTCCTGGTATCCGCTAAAGGCCAGAAAGCAATATTAACAGGTGAAGATGGGCGTGAAGATATAGACGAAGATGAAATGAAAGATTTTGGATTTATTATGAAACCAGAGGACGACAGAGGATATTTCTTCGGGCTTGACGGCGATGGAAAGCCGACTTTTAAAATTCGTGTTGCAGGTAAGTGGGAAGAGTTTGTTGCTGATTATCATCTTGAACGGCGCACATGGTATTTTGTCGCTGCAACATATTCAAAAGAAAGCGGAAAGATGAGTGTGTTTGTTAACGGCACTCTTGTTGGTGAAAAGCAGATTGGTAAAGCAAATATTGAATTATCCAAGAAGGACATATGCATCGGTCAGGGGAAAAAACGCCGACCGACTCACCCTGTACGAATGAACACATTTTCTGATTTTTACTCTATAGACGGATTGCTTGATGAAGTGAAAATTTACGATGTGGCTTTGTCCGGAAAACAGATTAAAAAAGAGTTTGATTCCGGAAATATGACTCCGGTAAAATTGACTGAAGTTGAAATGGATAAAAGAATCCTCCCAAAAGGAGAAAATAGGCATCAGTTCGGAGCATATTATCAACACCTTAAATATTATGATGTTTGGGATAATCTATGGCGATTTGGCGCATATCCCGATGTTGTTGTGGAATTTGATGAGTTGCCGACAAAGTTTGTCTTTTGGCGGGGAGTCGGGTTCATTCCCATGATGGTCAATGAAAAAGGGCAATGGTACAGCAACGAGTTCAATGAAACATGGAATAAAACTGGCGGTAAAGGCTGTCAGGAACCGATGTCTGATAAAGAATCTTACTTTAACCATGCCAGAATAATTGAAAACACACCTGCAAGAACAGTTGTACATTGGCGGTATCCTTTAGTAGATGTGCGTCATGTAATGGCAAATTATCATGACGAAACTGGATGGTGCGACTGGGCTGACTGGTATTACTACATTTACCCTGATGGAATAGCTGTAAAAACAATGCATCTCTGGACAGACGGCGAACGTAATCACGAATGGCAGGAATCAATGGCGATTTTTGGTCCGGATCAGCACCCTGAGCAGATTATTCATACAAAGAGCGCTTTAACAATGCTGAACCTGAAGGGCGATTCAAAAACTTATGACTGGATAAACGGACCACCTGATAATATAGAAAAGCCGAAAGAACAATGTATTCAGTATGTAAATTACACAGGAAAATATAAACCAGTTACAATAGGTGATTTTGAGTGGTCCAATGTTTACGGGGGCGAAATCACGCCCTACTCGGTTTTTCCCACATGGAATCACTGGCCCGTATCTCAAATGCCGTCAGACGGAAGATATGCCAGCTATCCCGACAGAGCCGCCCATAGTTCTTTAAGCCATGTTTCCCCTTCAACATATAAAGAAGTGCTGGATGGCCCGGCTCCTTATTATGAAAAAATAATGATGGAAGGAATGATGAATCAGAAACCGCAATATCTGGTCCCACTTGCACGTTCATGGATGAGCTTTGCTAAATTAAAAAATTTAAAAGGAGCCAGAGGAGGGTACGAACCCGGTCAACGGGCATATCTGCTGAACCTGGAATCAAAACCTGTTTCTTTTGTTGTTGATGCTTCCAGTCAAAGTCCGATAGAAAATTTATCCTTTGTTGTGAAAGGCTGGAATGATGATAAGAAGGCTTCTGCTAAAATTAACGGCAAAAAATTAGCAGTGGGTAAAAAATTCAGACAGGGTATTTTTAGAGACATCAACGGCACCAGTACTCTTGTAATCTGGATAGAATTTGAATCAGCAAAGGCAGTAAGCATTGAAATAAACTAA